The Pseudomonas sp. R4-35-07 genome contains a region encoding:
- a CDS encoding glutathione S-transferase family protein, producing MYKVYGDYRSGNCYKVKLMLSLLGIPYQWIDIDILKGDTQTPEFLAKNPNGKIPVLELEDGTCLWESNAILNFLADGSEFLPGEPRLRTQVLQWQFFEQYSHEPYIAVARFIQFYLNMPQDRLEEYKTSHKGGYKALKVMERQMQATPYLVGEQYSIADIALYAYTHVAHEGGFDLAPYPAVQAWLQRVASHPNHVAMLG from the coding sequence ATGTACAAGGTTTATGGCGATTACAGATCGGGCAATTGCTACAAGGTCAAATTGATGCTCAGCCTGTTGGGCATCCCGTACCAATGGATCGATATTGATATTCTTAAGGGTGACACCCAAACCCCTGAATTTCTTGCCAAGAACCCCAACGGCAAGATCCCGGTGCTGGAACTGGAAGACGGTACCTGCCTGTGGGAGTCCAATGCGATCCTCAACTTCCTCGCCGATGGCAGCGAGTTTTTACCCGGTGAGCCGCGCTTGCGCACCCAGGTGTTGCAGTGGCAGTTCTTCGAGCAATACAGCCACGAGCCGTATATTGCGGTGGCGCGGTTCATTCAGTTTTACCTGAACATGCCGCAGGATCGTCTCGAGGAATACAAGACCAGCCACAAGGGCGGTTACAAGGCACTGAAGGTCATGGAACGTCAGATGCAGGCCACGCCGTACCTGGTGGGCGAGCAGTATTCGATTGCCGATATCGCGTTGTATGCCTACACCCATGTGGCCCATGAAGGGGGCTTTGACCTGGCGCCTTATCCGGCGGTGCAGGCATGGTTGCAGCGCGTGGCCAGTCATCCAAACCATGTGGCGATGCTGGGCTGA
- a CDS encoding NCS2 family permease → MLDLAAPQGGWLERLFKLRLHGTTVKTELIAGLTTFITMAYIIFVNPNIMADAGIDHGAAFVATCIAAALGCLLMGLYANWPVGLAPGMGLNAFFTYTVVGTMGYHWETALGAVFISGVLFMGLTLSRVREWLLNSIPVSLRHAMGAGVGLFLGVIGLKTAGIIVDSPATLIKLGSLHEPAPLLAAVCFLLIAILSYHRVFGAILISIIAVTLAGWGLGLVHYNGILSTPPSLAPTWMAMDVKGVFNVSMISVVFAFLFVHMFDTAGTLMGVAQRAGLVNADGKIDNLSRALKADSASSVFGAMVGVPPVTSYVESAAGVAAGGRTGLTAVTVGILFVAAMFFAPLAGMIPAYATAGALIYVAMLMMASMAHINWDEATDSIPAIVTAIMMPLTFSVADGIALGFITYVALKAGTGKHKEISVSLWVLCVIFIAKFAFL, encoded by the coding sequence ATGTTGGATCTCGCCGCGCCCCAAGGCGGCTGGCTGGAACGCCTGTTCAAACTGCGTTTGCATGGCACCACAGTGAAGACCGAGCTGATCGCCGGCCTCACGACGTTCATCACCATGGCCTACATCATCTTCGTCAACCCCAACATCATGGCCGACGCCGGCATCGATCACGGCGCGGCCTTCGTCGCCACCTGCATCGCCGCCGCGCTGGGTTGCCTGTTGATGGGCCTGTACGCCAACTGGCCGGTGGGCCTGGCGCCGGGCATGGGCTTGAACGCGTTTTTCACCTACACCGTGGTCGGCACCATGGGCTACCACTGGGAAACTGCGCTGGGTGCGGTGTTTATCTCGGGCGTGCTGTTCATGGGCCTCACCTTGTCCCGCGTGCGCGAATGGCTGCTCAACAGCATTCCGGTGAGCCTGCGCCACGCCATGGGCGCGGGCGTCGGCTTGTTTCTCGGGGTGATCGGCCTGAAGACCGCCGGCATCATCGTCGACAGCCCCGCCACGCTGATCAAGCTCGGTTCGCTGCACGAGCCTGCGCCCCTGCTGGCGGCGGTGTGCTTCCTGCTGATTGCGATCCTCAGCTACCACCGCGTGTTCGGCGCGATTCTCATCAGCATCATTGCCGTGACCCTGGCCGGCTGGGGCCTGGGCCTGGTGCACTACAACGGCATTCTCTCCACCCCGCCCAGCCTGGCGCCAACCTGGATGGCCATGGACGTTAAGGGTGTGTTCAATGTCAGCATGATCAGCGTGGTATTTGCCTTTCTTTTTGTACACATGTTCGACACTGCCGGTACACTGATGGGCGTTGCGCAACGGGCCGGACTGGTCAATGCCGACGGCAAGATCGATAACCTGTCCCGTGCGTTGAAAGCCGACAGCGCCTCCAGCGTGTTCGGGGCCATGGTCGGCGTGCCGCCCGTGACCAGCTACGTGGAAAGCGCCGCCGGGGTGGCTGCCGGCGGGCGCACCGGGCTGACGGCGGTGACGGTGGGTATTTTGTTCGTGGCAGCGATGTTTTTTGCGCCGCTGGCGGGCATGATTCCAGCCTATGCCACGGCGGGCGCGTTGATTTACGTGGCGATGCTGATGATGGCGAGCATGGCGCATATCAATTGGGACGAGGCCACCGACAGCATTCCGGCCATCGTCACGGCGATCATGATGCCGCTGACCTTCTCGGTGGCCGACGGCATCGCGCTGGGCTTTATCACCTATGTCGCGCTGAAGGCCGGCACCGGTAAGCACAAGGAAATTTCCGTCAGCCTGTGGGTGCTGTGCGTGATTTTTATCGCCAAGTTCGCCTTTCTTTGA
- a CDS encoding LysE family translocator → MTTETWLLFSGAALVVILIPGPLSLLMISNSLNYGLRRSYPAFLGGVFASICLLSASALGLGALLLASEQVFSALKIVGAMYLFYLAWQSWQQSRRPAEGADVPQVASTPRFRVLFGRAFVLGASNPKDILFFAAFLPQFLSADQAFLPQLLTMIATWTVLDLLCKLGYGLGAQSAARYLRSGSGQSWFNRISAALFGCAGLASLIKARAPLG, encoded by the coding sequence ATGACGACCGAAACCTGGCTGCTGTTCAGCGGCGCGGCGCTGGTGGTGATCCTGATCCCTGGCCCTCTTTCCCTACTGATGATCAGCAACAGCTTGAACTACGGCCTGCGCCGTTCGTACCCGGCGTTCCTGGGCGGGGTATTTGCCTCGATCTGCCTGCTGAGCGCCTCGGCCTTGGGCCTGGGCGCGCTGTTGCTGGCGTCCGAGCAAGTGTTCAGCGCGCTGAAAATCGTCGGCGCGATGTACTTGTTTTACCTGGCCTGGCAGAGCTGGCAGCAATCACGCCGGCCGGCCGAGGGTGCTGATGTGCCACAGGTGGCGTCGACCCCACGTTTTCGCGTGCTGTTCGGTCGCGCCTTTGTGCTGGGGGCCAGCAACCCCAAGGACATCCTGTTCTTTGCCGCCTTCCTGCCGCAATTTCTCAGCGCGGATCAGGCATTCCTGCCGCAGCTGTTGACCATGATCGCCACCTGGACCGTGCTCGACCTGCTGTGCAAGCTTGGTTACGGCCTGGGTGCGCAGAGCGCCGCGCGGTATTTGCGTAGCGGCTCGGGCCAGAGCTGGTTCAACCGCATCAGCGCCGCCTTGTTCGGCTGCGCCGGCCTGGCCTCGCTGATTAAGGCTCGAGCGCCACTGGGGTGA
- the uraH gene encoding hydroxyisourate hydrolase, with amino-acid sequence MGRLTTHVLDAAHGCPGSTIKVELYRVDGAQLTLVATAVTNQDGRCDAPLLQGDDYRSGVYQLQFSAGDYYRARGVQLPEPAFLDVVVLRFGISAEQDHYHVPLLISPYSYSTYRGS; translated from the coding sequence ATGGGACGTTTGACCACACACGTTTTGGATGCCGCGCACGGCTGCCCCGGCAGCACAATCAAGGTTGAGCTGTACCGCGTCGACGGCGCGCAACTAACGCTGGTCGCCACCGCCGTGACCAACCAAGACGGTCGCTGCGACGCACCGTTGCTGCAGGGCGACGACTACCGCAGCGGTGTCTATCAATTGCAGTTCAGCGCCGGCGACTATTACCGCGCCCGTGGCGTGCAGTTGCCGGAGCCGGCTTTCCTCGATGTGGTAGTGCTGCGATTCGGCATCAGCGCCGAGCAGGATCACTACCATGTCCCGCTACTGATTTCGCCTTACAGCTATTCGACCTATCGCGGTAGCTGA
- the puuE gene encoding allantoinase PuuE, with amino-acid sequence MSADYPRDLIGYGSNPPHPHWPGNARIALSFVLNYEEGGERNILHGDKESEAFLSEMVSAQPLQGARNMSMESLYEYGSRAGVWRILKLFKEFDIPLTIFAVAMAAQRHPDVIRAMVAAGHEICSHGYRWIDYQYMDEAQEREHMLEAIRILTELTGERPLGWYTGRTGPNTRRLVMEEGGFLYDCDTYDDDLPYWEPNTPTGKPHLVIPYTLDTNDMRFTQVQGFNKGDDFFEYLKDAFDVLYAEGAEAPKMLSIGLHCRLIGRPARLASLKRFIEYAKSHEQVWFTRRVDIARHWQHTHPCPGAAK; translated from the coding sequence GTGAGCGCTGACTACCCACGCGACCTGATCGGTTACGGCAGTAACCCTCCTCACCCCCACTGGCCGGGCAATGCACGCATCGCGCTGTCGTTCGTACTCAATTATGAAGAAGGCGGCGAGCGCAATATTCTGCATGGCGATAAAGAGTCTGAAGCCTTCCTCTCGGAAATGGTCTCGGCGCAACCGCTGCAGGGCGCGCGCAACATGAGCATGGAGTCGCTGTACGAATACGGCAGCCGTGCCGGGGTGTGGCGCATCCTCAAGCTGTTCAAGGAATTCGACATCCCGCTGACCATCTTCGCCGTGGCCATGGCCGCCCAGCGCCATCCGGACGTGATCCGCGCCATGGTTGCCGCCGGCCACGAGATCTGCAGCCACGGCTACCGCTGGATCGACTACCAGTACATGGACGAGGCCCAGGAACGCGAGCATATGCTCGAAGCGATCCGCATCCTCACCGAGCTGACCGGTGAACGCCCGCTGGGCTGGTACACCGGCCGCACCGGCCCCAACACGCGGCGCCTGGTGATGGAGGAAGGCGGCTTCCTGTATGACTGCGACACCTACGACGACGACCTGCCCTACTGGGAGCCCAACACGCCCACCGGCAAGCCGCATTTGGTGATCCCTTATACCCTGGACACCAACGACATGCGCTTCACCCAGGTGCAGGGTTTCAACAAGGGCGACGACTTTTTCGAATACCTCAAAGACGCCTTCGACGTGCTCTATGCCGAAGGGGCCGAGGCGCCGAAGATGCTTTCCATCGGCCTGCATTGCCGCCTGATCGGCCGGCCGGCGCGCCTGGCTTCGTTGAAGCGCTTTATCGAGTACGCCAAAAGCCATGAACAGGTGTGGTTCACCCGCCGCGTCGACATCGCCCGGCACTGGCAGCACACCCACCCCTGCCCGGGAGCGGCGAAATGA
- the uraD gene encoding 2-oxo-4-hydroxy-4-carboxy-5-ureidoimidazoline decarboxylase: MTAFQTLKPSSLSRDEFVAAFADIYEHSPWVAEKAFDLGQDASIDQIESLHQRMSDILLSADHTSQLALINAHPDLAGKAAVQGQLTAASTGEQAGAGIHQCTAEEFSRFTELNEAYKAKFKFPFIMAVKGSNRHQILAAFETRIHNSVEAEFNCALAEINKIALFRLLTL, translated from the coding sequence ATGACTGCATTCCAAACCCTCAAACCGTCGAGCCTGAGCCGCGATGAATTTGTCGCCGCCTTCGCCGATATCTACGAACACTCGCCATGGGTGGCCGAAAAGGCCTTCGACCTGGGCCAGGATGCGTCGATCGACCAGATCGAAAGCCTGCACCAGCGCATGAGCGATATCCTGTTGAGCGCCGATCACACCAGCCAGCTGGCACTGATCAACGCTCACCCGGACCTGGCCGGCAAAGCCGCCGTCCAGGGCCAGCTTACCGCAGCCAGCACTGGAGAACAGGCTGGCGCCGGTATACACCAATGCACGGCCGAAGAGTTCTCGCGCTTCACCGAGCTGAACGAGGCCTACAAGGCCAAGTTCAAGTTTCCCTTCATCATGGCGGTAAAAGGCAGCAACCGGCACCAGATCCTGGCCGCGTTCGAAACGCGCATTCACAACTCGGTTGAAGCCGAGTTCAACTGCGCGCTGGCCGAGATCAACAAGATCGCGTTGTTCCGATTACTGACCCTCTGA
- the alc gene encoding allantoicase, with the protein MKAQPVPFEKFVNLADARLGTKIIEVTDDWFADANRLFQPTPAVWKEGVFDDNGKWMDGWESRRKRFEGYDSAVIRLGVPGSIKGVDIDTSFFTGNYPPSASLEACFLASGEPDANTQWVEVLSAVELQGNSHHYHEIHNAQAFSHLRFNIYPDGGVARLRVYGVPFRDWSAVGDNEQVDLAAALNGGRALACSDEHFGRMSNILNPGRGINMGDGWETARRRTPGNDWVIVALGHPGEIEKIIVDTLHFKGNYPDTCSIQGAFVKGGTDSQIETQSLFWRELLPAQKLEMHAEHTFAEQIKALGPITHIRLNVFPDGGVSRLRVLGKVAK; encoded by the coding sequence ATGAAAGCGCAACCCGTACCTTTCGAGAAGTTCGTCAACCTCGCCGACGCCCGCCTGGGCACCAAGATCATCGAAGTCACCGATGACTGGTTCGCCGACGCCAACCGCCTGTTCCAGCCGACCCCGGCCGTGTGGAAGGAGGGCGTTTTCGATGACAACGGCAAGTGGATGGACGGCTGGGAGTCACGCCGCAAGCGCTTCGAAGGCTACGACAGCGCGGTGATCCGCCTGGGCGTGCCGGGCTCGATCAAGGGCGTGGACATCGATACCTCATTCTTCACCGGCAACTACCCGCCGTCGGCCTCCCTGGAAGCCTGCTTCCTCGCCTCGGGCGAGCCGGATGCCAACACCCAGTGGGTGGAAGTGCTGTCGGCGGTCGAGCTGCAAGGCAACAGCCACCATTACCACGAGATCCACAACGCGCAGGCGTTCAGCCACCTGCGGTTCAACATCTACCCGGATGGCGGCGTGGCCCGTCTGCGCGTGTACGGTGTGCCGTTCCGCGACTGGTCTGCGGTGGGCGACAACGAACAGGTCGACCTGGCCGCCGCGCTCAATGGCGGGCGTGCCCTGGCCTGCTCCGATGAACACTTCGGGCGCATGAGCAACATCCTCAACCCAGGCCGTGGCATCAACATGGGCGATGGCTGGGAAACCGCACGTCGCCGTACGCCGGGCAATGACTGGGTGATCGTCGCGCTGGGCCACCCTGGCGAGATCGAGAAAATCATCGTCGACACCCTGCACTTCAAGGGCAACTACCCGGACACCTGCTCGATCCAGGGCGCGTTCGTCAAGGGCGGCACCGACAGCCAGATCGAGACCCAATCGCTGTTCTGGCGCGAATTGCTGCCGGCACAGAAACTGGAAATGCACGCCGAACACACCTTCGCCGAGCAGATCAAGGCGCTGGGGCCGATTACCCACATCCGCTTGAACGTGTTCCCGGATGGGGGCGTGAGTCGCCTGCGGGTGTTGGGCAAGGTAGCCAAATAA
- a CDS encoding ureidoglycolate lyase — MRTLTIEPLTKEAFAPFGDVIETDGSDHFMINNGSTMRFHKLATVETAQPEDHAIISIFRADAQDMPLTVCMLERHPLGSQAFIPLLGNPFLIVVAPLGDAPVSGLVRAFVTNGRQGINYHRGVWHHPVLTIEKRDDFLVVDRSGTGNNCDEHFFKEDERLILAPHQ; from the coding sequence ATGCGCACACTGACGATCGAACCCCTGACCAAAGAAGCCTTCGCCCCCTTCGGAGACGTTATCGAAACCGATGGCAGTGATCACTTCATGATCAACAACGGGTCGACCATGCGCTTTCACAAACTGGCGACGGTCGAAACAGCACAGCCTGAAGACCACGCCATCATCAGCATCTTCCGCGCCGACGCGCAGGACATGCCGCTGACCGTGTGCATGCTGGAGCGACACCCGCTGGGCAGCCAGGCCTTCATTCCGCTGCTCGGCAACCCCTTTCTGATCGTGGTCGCGCCACTTGGCGATGCACCTGTATCAGGCTTGGTCCGCGCCTTCGTCACCAACGGCAGGCAGGGCATCAATTACCATCGCGGCGTCTGGCACCACCCGGTGCTGACGATCGAAAAGCGGGATGACTTCCTGGTGGTTGATCGCAGTGGCACAGGCAATAACTGCGATGAGCATTTTTTCAAAGAGGATGAGCGGTTGATCCTCGCCCCCCACCAATAA
- a CDS encoding urate hydroxylase PuuD — protein MEAHLMEWLNLSVRWVHMITGVAWIGASFYFVWLENNLNRVNPKSGLAGDLWAIHGGGIYHLEKYKLAPPTMPDNLHWFKWEAYFTWMSGIALLCVVFYWNPTLYLLAPGSSLSGTEGVLLGIGSLFVGWFVYSFLCDSALGKRPALLGLILFVLLIAAAYGFSKVFSGRGAYLHVGAVIGTIMVGNVFRIIMPAQRALVAAIAENRTPDPALPAKGLLRSRHNNYFTLPVLFIMISNHFPSTYGSHYNWLILAGIAVAAVLVRHYFNTRHNSQKYAWTLPVGALAMISLAYVTGPSPAPEVAKAPAAIEYQPLPETALGGGVKPAAPAAPAAEPAPAQASTDFGQVHHVIEQRCTVCHSAKPTSPLFSTAPAGVMFDTPAQIQQQAARIQAQAVASQIMPLGNITQMTQQERDLIGTWINQGARTN, from the coding sequence GTGGAAGCACATTTGATGGAATGGCTGAACCTGAGCGTGCGCTGGGTTCACATGATCACCGGCGTCGCCTGGATCGGCGCTTCTTTCTACTTCGTCTGGCTGGAAAACAACCTCAATCGCGTCAACCCCAAGAGCGGCCTGGCCGGCGACTTGTGGGCGATCCACGGTGGCGGCATCTACCACCTGGAAAAATACAAACTGGCCCCGCCGACCATGCCGGACAACCTGCATTGGTTCAAATGGGAAGCCTATTTCACCTGGATGTCGGGCATTGCGCTGCTGTGTGTGGTGTTCTACTGGAATCCGACCTTGTACCTGCTGGCTCCCGGCAGCAGCCTGAGCGGCACCGAAGGCGTCTTGCTGGGCATCGGCTCACTGTTCGTCGGCTGGTTCGTCTACTCCTTTCTCTGCGACTCGGCCCTGGGCAAGCGCCCTGCCCTGCTCGGCTTGATCCTGTTCGTGCTGTTGATTGCGGCGGCCTATGGCTTCAGCAAGGTGTTCAGCGGCCGTGGCGCCTACCTGCATGTGGGTGCGGTGATCGGCACGATCATGGTCGGCAACGTGTTCCGCATCATCATGCCCGCCCAGCGCGCATTGGTGGCGGCCATCGCCGAGAACCGCACACCCGACCCGGCGCTGCCGGCCAAGGGCTTGCTGCGCTCACGGCACAACAACTACTTCACCTTGCCGGTGCTGTTCATCATGATCAGCAACCACTTCCCGAGCACCTATGGCAGCCACTACAACTGGCTGATCCTGGCCGGGATCGCGGTGGCGGCAGTGTTGGTGCGGCACTACTTCAACACCCGGCATAACAGCCAGAAGTATGCGTGGACCTTGCCGGTGGGTGCGCTGGCGATGATCAGTCTGGCCTACGTGACCGGGCCCTCGCCGGCGCCGGAAGTGGCCAAGGCACCGGCGGCGATCGAGTACCAACCGTTGCCGGAAACCGCCCTGGGCGGCGGCGTGAAACCGGCTGCGCCTGCAGCCCCGGCAGCTGAACCGGCACCTGCCCAAGCCAGCACCGACTTTGGCCAGGTGCACCACGTGATCGAGCAGCGTTGCACCGTCTGCCATTCGGCCAAGCCCACCAGCCCGCTGTTCAGCACCGCACCGGCCGGGGTGATGTTCGACACGCCGGCGCAGATCCAGCAACAGGCGGCGCGCATTCAAGCACAAGCCGTGGCCAGCCAGATCATGCCGCTGGGCAACATAACCCAGATGACCCAGCAGGAGCGGGATTTGATTGGCACCTGGATCAACCAGGGGGCGCGTACCAACTGA
- a CDS encoding nucleobase:cation symporter-2 family protein, giving the protein MTELTEPQICAAPAMVRLPLLQLILVGLQHVLLMYGGAVAVPLIIGQAAGLSREEIAFLINADLLVAGIATMVQSFGIGPVGIRMPVMMGASFAAVGSMVAMAGMPGIGLQGIFGATIAAGLFGMLIAPFMSKVVRFFPPLVTGTVITAIGLSLFPVAVNWAGGGSAAATFGSPVYLAVAALVLATILLINRFMRGFWVNISVLIGMALGYALCGTLGMVDLGGLAQAPWVQVVTPLHFGMPKFELAPILSMCLVVVIIFVESTGMFLALGKITGQDVTPKMLRRGLLCDAGASFFAGFFNTFTHSSFAQNIGLVQMTGVRCRSVTIMAGAFLIVLSLLPKAAYLVASIPPAVLGGAAIAMFGMVAATGIKILQEADIADRRNQLLVAVSIGMGLIPVVRPEFFAQLPMWMSPITHSGIAMATLSALSLNILFNILGGAERPAVEHAHP; this is encoded by the coding sequence ATGACCGAGTTAACCGAACCGCAGATTTGCGCCGCACCCGCCATGGTGCGGCTGCCCCTCTTGCAACTGATTCTGGTAGGCCTGCAACACGTCTTGCTGATGTACGGCGGTGCTGTCGCCGTGCCCCTGATCATTGGCCAGGCCGCCGGGCTGAGCCGTGAAGAAATTGCCTTCCTGATCAACGCCGACCTGTTGGTTGCCGGCATCGCCACGATGGTGCAGTCGTTCGGCATCGGCCCGGTGGGTATTCGCATGCCGGTGATGATGGGCGCCAGTTTCGCCGCCGTCGGCAGCATGGTCGCCATGGCCGGCATGCCCGGTATCGGCTTGCAGGGGATCTTCGGTGCGACCATCGCCGCCGGGCTTTTCGGCATGCTCATTGCGCCGTTCATGTCCAAGGTCGTACGTTTTTTTCCGCCGCTGGTGACCGGTACCGTGATTACCGCCATCGGCCTTTCGCTGTTTCCCGTGGCCGTGAACTGGGCCGGTGGCGGCAGCGCCGCCGCGACGTTCGGCTCGCCGGTGTACCTGGCGGTCGCTGCCCTGGTGCTGGCGACCATCCTGTTGATCAACCGTTTCATGCGCGGTTTCTGGGTGAACATCTCAGTCCTGATCGGCATGGCGCTGGGCTACGCCTTGTGCGGCACGCTCGGCATGGTCGACCTCGGCGGTCTGGCCCAGGCGCCTTGGGTGCAAGTGGTGACGCCGCTGCACTTCGGCATGCCCAAGTTCGAGTTGGCGCCGATCCTGTCGATGTGCCTGGTGGTGGTGATCATCTTTGTCGAATCCACCGGGATGTTCCTCGCCCTGGGCAAGATCACCGGCCAGGACGTCACGCCGAAGATGCTGCGTCGCGGTTTGCTGTGTGATGCCGGCGCGTCATTCTTTGCCGGGTTCTTCAACACCTTCACCCACTCCTCGTTCGCGCAGAATATCGGCCTGGTGCAGATGACCGGCGTGCGTTGCCGCTCGGTCACGATCATGGCCGGAGCGTTTCTGATTGTGCTGAGCCTGTTGCCCAAGGCCGCTTACCTGGTGGCGTCGATTCCACCGGCGGTGCTGGGCGGCGCGGCGATCGCCATGTTCGGCATGGTCGCGGCGACCGGCATCAAGATCCTGCAGGAAGCCGATATCGCCGACCGGCGCAACCAGTTGCTGGTGGCGGTGAGCATCGGCATGGGCTTGATCCCGGTGGTGCGTCCGGAGTTCTTCGCGCAATTGCCAATGTGGATGAGCCCGATTACCCATAGCGGCATCGCCATGGCCACCCTGAGCGCGTTGTCGCTGAACATACTGTTCAACATTCTCGGCGGTGCTGAACGCCCCGCCGTCGAGCACGCCCACCCCTGA
- a CDS encoding outer membrane protein OmpK — MKPMFKGLMLAGSLLAGGQAVAGDLLQWQNNSLTYLWGKSFTVNPQIQQTVTFEHADAWKYGDNFFFLDRIFYNGKEDGNVGPNTYYGEFSPRLSFGKILDKDLSFGPIKDVLLAFTYEFGEGDNESYLLGPAIDFNIPGFDYFQLNFYQRQTEGNRPGDGVWQITPVWSYTLPVGNSDVLIDGFMDWVVDNDKNARGTYHANLHFNPQVKYDLGKALHWGDKQLYVGFEYDYWKNKYGIEDSGAFKTTQDTASFLVKYHF, encoded by the coding sequence ATGAAACCTATGTTCAAAGGCCTGATGCTGGCGGGATCCCTGCTGGCCGGTGGCCAAGCCGTGGCCGGTGATTTGCTGCAGTGGCAGAACAACAGCCTGACGTATCTGTGGGGCAAGAGCTTTACCGTCAACCCGCAGATCCAGCAAACCGTCACGTTCGAACATGCCGACGCGTGGAAATACGGCGACAACTTCTTCTTCCTCGACCGCATCTTTTACAACGGCAAGGAAGACGGCAACGTCGGTCCGAATACTTACTACGGCGAGTTCAGCCCACGTTTGTCGTTCGGCAAGATTCTGGATAAGGACCTGTCATTCGGCCCGATCAAAGATGTATTGCTGGCCTTCACTTACGAGTTCGGCGAAGGCGATAACGAGTCGTACCTGTTGGGCCCGGCGATTGACTTTAATATTCCGGGTTTCGACTACTTCCAGTTGAACTTCTACCAGCGCCAGACCGAAGGCAATCGCCCCGGCGACGGCGTGTGGCAGATCACGCCGGTGTGGTCGTACACCCTTCCCGTGGGCAATTCCGATGTGCTGATCGACGGTTTCATGGACTGGGTGGTGGATAACGACAAAAACGCCCGTGGCACCTATCACGCCAACCTGCACTTCAACCCGCAGGTCAAATACGACCTGGGCAAGGCGCTGCATTGGGGCGACAAACAGTTGTATGTGGGGTTTGAATACGACTACTGGAAGAACAAGTACGGGATCGAGGATTCGGGGGCGTTCAAGACGACTCAGGACACGGCGAGCTTCCTGGTCAAGTATCACTTCTGA
- a CDS encoding patatin-like phospholipase family protein translates to MRPAEPVTGLILSGGGARAAYQVGVLAAIAELLPPGAPNPFPVIVGTSAGAINAVTLASGATDFTAAVQRLTAFWQGFRSHLVLRSDWPGVVRQASRFLIHSLLGLGRQLPVALLDSSPLRDLLQDKLHLAGIDDAIRHRHLHAVAVTAFGYESGQAVTFYQGGGTIEPWLRHRRIGVPTPLTVEHLLASSAIPLLFAPVKLDQEYFGDGAVRQSAPISPALHLGASRVLVVGVSGNPRGNEPSMQRTYTGQEPTLAQIGGHMLNSTFIDSLESDIELLERLNQFSHVSPGVAAVEVLVIAPSQPIDEIAARHRQELPAALRLFLRGPGATKTSGAGVLSYLLFEAGYCSELIELGRQDALAKREEITRFLGLPLI, encoded by the coding sequence ATGCGCCCAGCTGAACCGGTCACAGGCTTGATTCTTTCCGGCGGCGGGGCGCGAGCGGCGTATCAGGTAGGGGTGTTGGCGGCGATTGCCGAGTTGCTACCGCCGGGGGCGCCGAATCCGTTTCCGGTGATCGTCGGCACATCGGCCGGGGCGATCAATGCGGTCACCCTGGCCAGTGGCGCGACGGACTTCACCGCCGCTGTCCAGCGCCTCACCGCATTCTGGCAAGGCTTTCGCAGCCATCTGGTGCTGCGCAGCGACTGGCCGGGTGTGGTCCGCCAGGCCAGTCGCTTCCTGATTCATAGCCTGTTGGGCCTGGGCAGGCAGCTCCCGGTGGCGTTGCTCGACAGCTCACCGCTGCGCGATCTGCTGCAGGACAAACTGCACCTGGCGGGCATTGACGACGCCATCCGGCACCGGCATCTGCACGCCGTGGCGGTCACCGCGTTCGGCTATGAATCCGGGCAAGCGGTGACCTTCTATCAAGGCGGCGGCACCATCGAACCCTGGCTGCGCCATCGGCGTATTGGTGTGCCGACGCCACTCACGGTGGAACACTTGCTGGCCAGTTCGGCGATTCCCTTACTGTTCGCCCCGGTGAAGCTCGACCAGGAATACTTCGGTGACGGCGCCGTTCGCCAGTCGGCCCCGATCAGCCCGGCCCTGCACCTGGGCGCGAGTCGCGTGCTGGTGGTGGGCGTCAGCGGTAACCCGCGCGGCAATGAACCCTCGATGCAACGCACCTACACCGGCCAGGAACCGACGCTGGCGCAGATCGGCGGGCACATGCTCAACAGCACGTTCATTGACAGCCTGGAAAGCGATATCGAATTGCTGGAACGCTTGAATCAATTCAGCCATGTCTCGCCGGGGGTGGCGGCCGTGGAGGTGCTGGTGATTGCGCCCAGCCAGCCGATCGACGAAATCGCGGCCCGGCATCGGCAGGAATTACCGGCGGCATTGCGCTTGTTTTTGCGCGGGCCAGGGGCGACCAAGACCAGTGGGGCAGGGGTGTTGAGTTACTTGCTGTTCGAAGCGGGGTATTGCAGTGAGTTGATCGAGTTGGGGCGCCAAGATGCGTTGGCCAAACGCGAGGAGATCACCCGGTTCTTAGGCCTGCCACTTATCTAA